The following nucleotide sequence is from Gasterosteus aculeatus chromosome 5, fGasAcu3.hap1.1, whole genome shotgun sequence.
GGGAAGGGTGAGTTACCGAGACACAATCAAGGCGCTTCAATCAGTTACATGAGAAGACAAGACTGCAGGATACGCAAGACACAAGAGGGAGATATGGAGAGCTTAATGAAAAGCTGGTAAATAGCAGCATAGTAAAAACGAGTGTATAACAAAAGTACTTAATGTGTTTGACGATTCATTACACACAGTTAAGAACAATATCAATGAAAGGCTATCATTGAAGTATCGCAATTTGCATTTTCGGGTATGATTTGAAGCTTGATTACATCTTTTCCTTTGATCCAAAGGTTAGCAGGACATGTTATTTGCCTTCAGACTGCCCTTGTCAAGTTAAGTAACAGCCCTGtcacacattttaatgttatgGTGATATCATTTTTCAGTTGTTGGTTTGCTATAAATTGACAAGTTCCAGAGTTTATTTGGAAataagttatttattttatcaataGTTACATCTACTTACTATTATTATGTTCTAACAATAGGTTGTAatcttttgtgttttcactTGAAAAATactaaaattatttaaatttattTCAATACAATGTGCGATATTGTGTATATTACatgctttgtgtatttatgtttggATTTTAATCCCATATCACCACCTAACCTTCTGAAAACCTATTTTCATCAGTCAGTCCTCTTTGTTCTTATCCCTGTCTTACTTTGTCTAATGTCTTAGCTTGTATATGTGTGCATGGAGGCTGCTTCTCTGCACGTTTTTTGTGCTcccttttctaaaaaataatataacataGTGCGTGCGGAAGTTAGTGGAGATGACAGATGACATAAGGTGTTCTGAGTCACCATAACTACCAGAGGTCCGGGGGAAGGCAGACATCGGTCTACATTTGACAAATGATGCAGAATGAATGGACCGACACGGAGGTGCACAGTCACTCACTCAGTTCCTCACATGCTAACAAATCTAAACCCATAAACTCAACAGCATGGAATCTATAAGAATATGAATAATTGTCCAGCGATCttcataaatgtaaatgttatctTCATAAATGTATACATGTAAATCTATACTTTTATGATATTTGAAGAGTAAACACAATCACcaggagaaaaaaagccaaCATTAAATGAACAAATCATCACCAAAATCGCTTGAGCGTGCACAAGGAGGCAAATGTTGATATAATGATGTTCTTCTTTTCAAAATACCCATTTACTTTTAAGACGACTAAGTAGGAAGTGCAAACAGTTCCTGGATAAATGACTCATTCCTGCAGCCCGTAAATGCGCTTGGGTGAATTGTTACAGTGCTAGATGACATTGACCCTGGAACTATCCATTTAAAGTTATGGATATggagtagtttttttttcctaatgtTGGAAAAACTTTTCTTGCTTAGAACAACAGAGTCTGTGCTCTTTCACATAGAGGCACATCGTGTTCTAGGTCATAATCAAGCTGTTTGTGCGTTGATGTTTCAAAGATGATCTACATccgaagatgaaaacctttCAGTAGGCTTGGCGCATGACCAGTCTCcagtttgcaaacattaaattcCATGTTTTGAAGATTTTACACCTTTTTCGAGTAAGAATTTTTCTAATAGTCAATAAGAAACTTTATTAGGTTGCTTGCCTTTTAACCTGGTTTAGGTGCtaaattcttttttaaaaagcattgtTTTTACAATAGGACCAAATGATACAGCAATAATAAAATACGATCGCATGATGTCCATAACTCACTGGTGTTGGTTGTCTTTTTGGCTGTTGAAATATATTGCTTGCGTGTCAGCAGGCTCCTTCTAGTTCTTGCCTTTCTCAGGCCCTCACTGGATCCACCCTGCAGTAGTTGTCCTCACCCGCTGGGGGGCGCTTATACTGTAAGCAGCAGCTCCGGTGTCAGTCCGGCCCGCAGTGGTACCTCTAAATTTTCTCTAACTCGTTGACTTCATCTATCTGACTCTTGATGaggacacacacccacataacACACTGGAGATTCAGATTCTTCAATTTCACAGAGATTTATTGGAGCAACAATACCCATAAACCAAGCTCTTTCCGGAAAGACACTAACGAGGTGATGATGCAGCATATTAGTTTATACATTTCTTGGTTAGTGAGTTAAACCTTCCACCTCTGTACTAACTGCGTAACTATCTTCCTGATGTTTTCCTACTAGTCTCCCCCTCGTCCTTCACTAGCCACTAGCCTGTCTGGTAGGTTGATGCAAGCCTGGCTGGCTCATTCTGGTCAGTTGACCGTatctcgctgccccccccccccccccttccacacactcccacacttCTGTCTCCTAGTCCCTACACACACCCACTCATGAGACCTTTGCTCCACTGCCAGTGTCCCTATACTCTTTCTGATGTTTTGCAATCCTTAGTGTGGCAAAGACTCTTATGTCTACATATCTGAACAACCTTGCATGTCTGGCACAGATTGTCTGTGGGCCTTGTTCtagcctctctccctctgtcgaACTGGAAAACATTATCTACAGGCATATGCCTACTTGCATAACACCCTAGAAAGGATTATAACGTGAGTAGCCTATATGTTGGACAATATagaaacatttttctttctgtctacGTCTTTCTGCGTAAGGGGTCGGAGTGTTGCATATCACTTTGTAGCACACGCACTCGTAGCATGGAAATAGAAGGCACAGAGGTTAGAGAGAGAGCAGAATGCATTTCCAGCATTCTCTTCTCTCCGTCTTCTCCCTCCCACTTTGGGCTTCTGAGCGAGAGCGCCTCGCTAGCAAAGCGCTcctgcctctctttctctcgctctctctcactctctctctcccctctctcccctctcttgcACACTCTATACCTCTGGCACTCCGCACTATCTCGCTCACTCGTTCAGCACAAGGGGCGGATTCTCCATAACCAGCTGTAGCTTAATGTGATCCTCACTTCTCattattcatcatttcattGATGTTCTCTTGGTTTTTTTTGGAGCGGGGGGTCACATCTTTTCTTATGTATTAAATGTATCCGCTGCCGATAGTAACAGCTTCCAGTGTTTGGGTGCTTGCAAGGTGCACAAAGTGTAGAAGTAAAATAACTTGCGCTATCAGTAAAGCTTTCTTTTGAATCCAGACACTTTTAGTGGCTCAGAGACTAGTCAACAATGGAGGGATTTTTGTTATTGTAGTGGATGACTCATTGAAATTATTCTACCCCCTCCAGACTGCTGGATATAGATTTTCCTTTTGTTCCACCTGCTTGTTTCACCCCTCAACGACTCTGAAGAATCAGTTGGGACGACTTTACAGTGCAATTTTTTGCAGCAAGTGCGAACTTTCGAGGAGCCAAGTGAGACACAGCATGGctgatggacacacagctgattGTTGAACTTTTCTGTCCTGGGAGGCACTCCAGGTAAGACACCAGATTCTAAGATTCCAGATTAAAATTCACGTACATGGCCGGATTTGATTTAGATGCATGCCCCAGGGCTCTGGAGCTAAGTGCAGCAGGCTGTTAGGACTTAAATGCAATACCAACCGTGTCATCTCTGTCCCTGGCGCTTTTGGGAGAGTTGTAGTCACATAGGAAGGACACCTTTTCAATTATCTCCGTCTGAATTCTGACATTTTGGAATCAAATAAAGGCAAATAGATCTCTGTGACTGAGTAAAAATATAGCTATGTATATATGTTTAACAGTTGCATCAACTAGAATACATttagtgtcttttctttttttaataaacatacTGCTGTATGTTTTACGAAACAGTGTATTACGAAAGATGCATCATTTTGCCACTAGAGAGTGAGGATGCATTTTGTCATCAGTCTTCTGGTATGTTTTATATTGCTGAATAAAATGGAATGTAATAAGCTCAAAGCTATTTTCAGAGCTGCTCTTTCTATCCCAAAAGTAAAGTGAGGGATTTAATTTTTCCCAGTGTGAGTAAGTTAGTCATGGTAGACTTTCACCTCTACAAAATGCAAGCAGTAGGATTTTCCAAATCAAGCAAGGATGAGTCATCGAGCTCAAAAAAGCCTTGCCTAATTACTTATTCTAATATTAAAGGAGATTAAGAATGAAATTATGCCGCCATTACACTCTCAGAATATATTATTCCATATTTATGTAAATTCCAATCTAATCTAATGACAAAAAGACAACACGGGTTGATTTACAAATGCAGAGTTTCTGTACAGTTACAACCCTCACCCTTCACATTTTTTGTCCCTATGCATCCAGATAAGACCACAGTGTCCATGGAGCCAGTGGGAGTCTTTGTGGAAAGAGATGCCAACGCTACCGAAACACCACTGAGCACGCATGAGTACACAGCGGCAACCTTTTCCATCGGCACCATCCTCTCCCTCATGTGCTTCGTTGGAGTTTCGGGGAACATCTACACCCTGGTGGTCATGTGCCACTCCATGAGGACTGCAGCCTCCATGTACATCTACATCATAAACCTAGCTTTGGCAGATCTGCTGTATCTTCTCACCATACCCTTTGTAGTATGCACACACTTCCTGAAAGGCTGGTACTTTGGAGATGCAGGGTGTCGGATTTTGATCAGCATGGACTTCCTGACCATGCACGCCAGTATCTTCACGCTGACAATCATGAGCACAGAGCGTTACTTTGCAGTCCTCAAGCCCCTCGACACAGTCAAGCGGTCCAAAAGTTACCGGAAGGCCATTGCTCTGCTGGTCTGGGTTGCATCTCTAATCCTTACCCTGCCAATGATTCTGAGCATTCAGCTAATGACAGTGGGCAATAAGGCTATGTGTCAGCCCACGTTGTCGGCACTCTCCTACAAGGTTTATATCTCCTTCTTGTTTTGCACTAGCATTGTCGCTCCTGGACTGATCATCGGCTATCTCTACATCCAGCTTGCACGCACTTATTGGATTTCACAGACTGAGACGTTCAAACAGACGAAGAAACTCCCCAATCAAAAAGTAAGTGTTACGAGTGTTTCTACTTCAGCTTTC
It contains:
- the uts2r gene encoding urotensin-2 receptor, encoding MEPVGVFVERDANATETPLSTHEYTAATFSIGTILSLMCFVGVSGNIYTLVVMCHSMRTAASMYIYIINLALADLLYLLTIPFVVCTHFLKGWYFGDAGCRILISMDFLTMHASIFTLTIMSTERYFAVLKPLDTVKRSKSYRKAIALLVWVASLILTLPMILSIQLMTVGNKAMCQPTLSALSYKVYISFLFCTSIVAPGLIIGYLYIQLARTYWISQTETFKQTKKLPNQKVLYLIFTIVLLFWACFLPFWIWQLLGQFHPALPLSTKAKRNINYLTTCLTYSNSCINPFLYTLLTKNYKEYLRKNKRSWSAGSYFNRRSRFHRSPRRSPSSSSQQCTESFMLTHTASLRAHNSSL